From a single Calothrix sp. NIES-2098 genomic region:
- a CDS encoding putative ABC transporter permease protein, which translates to MMLKKTRVVYRPESRIRHPLQLFREMGRDLLASRELAWRLLIRDISAQYRQSLLGIFWAFIPPVITAAGFTLAKSNGIVNIGNTELPYAAYVMFSMSLWQTFIEALNGPVQAVTAAKAMLARINFPHEALIVAKLGEVFFNFGIKLILIVGLFIWFKIPVTLSVILAPVALIHLILLGTFIGLLLSPMGALYQDVTKGLTLITGFWLFLTPVVYPVPSNGVFGSIVKLNPVTPLLVTTRELATTGVISDPQGFWIASLIAILGLLLAWIIYRLAMPFVIERISS; encoded by the coding sequence ATGATGCTGAAAAAAACCAGAGTTGTGTATCGACCTGAAAGTCGAATAAGACATCCGCTACAATTATTTCGAGAAATGGGGCGGGATTTACTAGCATCGCGAGAATTAGCTTGGCGGTTGTTAATTCGCGATATCAGCGCTCAATACCGTCAATCGTTGTTAGGAATTTTTTGGGCATTTATCCCACCAGTAATTACAGCAGCTGGTTTTACACTTGCGAAAAGCAATGGTATTGTCAACATTGGTAATACAGAATTACCTTATGCAGCTTATGTGATGTTCAGCATGTCGCTGTGGCAGACCTTTATTGAAGCATTAAATGGCCCAGTACAAGCAGTAACAGCAGCTAAAGCAATGTTGGCAAGAATTAACTTCCCTCACGAAGCATTGATTGTTGCTAAATTAGGAGAAGTATTTTTTAACTTTGGAATCAAGCTCATATTAATTGTAGGCTTATTTATCTGGTTCAAAATTCCAGTAACTTTGAGTGTAATTCTAGCGCCAGTAGCATTAATTCATTTAATATTGCTAGGAACATTTATAGGTTTATTGTTATCCCCAATGGGTGCTTTATATCAGGATGTTACCAAAGGATTAACATTGATTACTGGATTTTGGTTGTTCCTTACACCTGTTGTTTATCCAGTTCCTAGTAATGGCGTATTTGGCAGTATTGTCAAACTAAATCCTGTTACTCCTTTGTTAGTAACAACACGAGAATTAGCAACAACAGGTGTCATCTCTGACCCGCAGGGATTTTGGATAGCCAGCCTAATTGCAATATTAGGATTGCTACTAGCTTGGATTATTTATCGTCTGGCAATGCCCTTTGTAATTGAGAGGATTAGTTCATAA
- a CDS encoding ABC transporter-related protein produces MTISINEQEMAVKPQDNDNDIVLSVNGVSKKFCRDLKRSLMYGVQDIASELLGIREKSDKLRTKEFWALDNVSFQLRRGEALGLVGKNGSGKSTLLRIIAGLIKPDTGFVEVNGRVAPLIALGAGFNPILTGRENIYANMSILGLSQKEIDERFDEVVEFAEIGDAIDAPVQTYSSGMAARLGFASAIHTNPDILLIDEVLAVGDAKFRDKCARKLQQIRGQGTSFILVSHSSTSIMALCETSVYLLKGNLIKSGATASVLKRYEEDLFIIKTDNVDGKLILSEKPETESGGIDITSIYFKDKNEDHIDFPEVGEPINICVGCKVHKKEKEVVLGLVIKDFSRDGEIILVLSSLFDGKAATLDPGHTEMKVYLPYCGLRAGIYEMDIYIQRKPDYRFDTFESFRFKVNDSRGAIYSMKSNLFYQPRFWKFDDKNLT; encoded by the coding sequence ATGACGATTAGCATCAATGAGCAAGAAATGGCAGTAAAGCCACAGGATAATGATAACGATATTGTGCTTTCAGTTAATGGAGTTTCTAAAAAGTTTTGTAGAGATTTAAAGCGGTCTTTGATGTATGGTGTTCAAGATATTGCCTCGGAATTATTAGGGATACGCGAAAAAAGTGATAAATTGCGAACAAAAGAGTTTTGGGCGCTAGATAATGTAAGTTTTCAATTACGTCGAGGAGAAGCACTCGGCTTAGTTGGAAAAAATGGTAGTGGTAAATCGACGCTACTGCGGATTATTGCAGGTTTGATTAAACCAGATACAGGTTTTGTGGAGGTTAATGGTAGAGTAGCACCATTAATTGCATTGGGAGCAGGATTTAACCCAATCTTGACAGGGCGAGAGAATATTTATGCAAATATGTCAATTTTAGGTTTATCCCAGAAAGAAATTGATGAACGATTTGATGAAGTTGTAGAATTTGCAGAAATTGGTGATGCGATTGATGCACCAGTTCAAACTTATAGTTCCGGGATGGCTGCAAGGTTAGGGTTTGCGAGTGCTATTCATACTAATCCAGACATCCTTTTAATTGATGAAGTGTTAGCTGTTGGAGATGCTAAGTTTAGAGACAAGTGTGCAAGGAAGTTACAACAAATTCGAGGTCAGGGAACGTCTTTTATACTGGTTTCTCATTCTTCAACATCAATAATGGCTTTATGCGAAACTTCGGTATACCTTTTAAAGGGCAATTTAATCAAGTCTGGAGCAACAGCTTCAGTGCTAAAAAGGTATGAAGAAGACTTGTTTATAATTAAAACTGATAATGTAGATGGAAAATTGATCCTCTCTGAAAAGCCGGAAACAGAAAGTGGAGGTATAGACATTACATCTATTTATTTTAAAGATAAAAATGAAGATCATATAGATTTTCCAGAAGTTGGCGAACCTATTAATATTTGTGTAGGTTGTAAAGTACACAAAAAAGAGAAAGAAGTAGTCTTAGGTTTGGTAATTAAGGATTTCTCAAGAGACGGTGAAATTATTTTAGTTCTATCTAGCCTTTTTGACGGTAAAGCAGCAACACTAGATCCTGGTCATACAGAAATGAAAGTTTACTTGCCCTATTGTGGGTTAAGAGCAGGCATTTATGAAATGGATATATATATTCAAAGAAAACCTGACTATAGGTTTGATACATTTGAATCTTTTAGATTTAAAGTAAACGATTCTAGAGGTGCAATATATAGTATGAAAAGTAACTTATTTTATCAACCGAGATTTTGGAAATTTGATGATAAGAATTTAACTTAA
- a CDS encoding carbonic anhydrase/acetyltransferase, isoleucine patch superfamily protein — protein sequence MAKKLLIWGASGHALVVIDIINLLGEYEIVGFLDNVNLERHGTNFCGSLIIGGQEQLDFYREKGVEHIIFGFGNCQARLKLSKLVRSKGFSLATAIHPKATLASDVSVAPGTVVAAGAVINSEAKIGENVIINTCASVDHECVLEDGVHICPGVHLGGQVTVGRATWVGIGTTVIDKARIGAGSLIGAGAVVVNDIPDGVVAYGVPAKVIRRIADNG from the coding sequence ATGGCTAAAAAGTTATTAATCTGGGGTGCTTCAGGACATGCTTTAGTAGTTATAGACATTATCAACTTATTAGGAGAGTACGAGATTGTTGGTTTTCTTGATAATGTGAATCTAGAACGTCATGGTACAAATTTTTGTGGAAGCCTAATTATTGGAGGGCAAGAACAGTTAGATTTTTATAGAGAAAAAGGAGTTGAACATATAATTTTTGGGTTTGGAAATTGTCAGGCGCGATTAAAACTATCTAAGTTAGTTCGTAGCAAAGGTTTTTCTTTGGCCACAGCCATACACCCAAAAGCAACACTGGCTAGTGATGTGTCAGTTGCTCCAGGTACTGTAGTTGCAGCAGGAGCAGTTATTAATTCCGAAGCAAAGATTGGTGAAAATGTAATTATCAACACCTGTGCAAGTGTTGACCACGAATGTGTTCTAGAAGACGGAGTGCATATTTGCCCAGGCGTTCACTTGGGTGGACAAGTAACGGTAGGACGTGCAACTTGGGTTGGAATTGGAACAACAGTTATTGATAAAGCAAGAATAGGCGCTGGTAGTCTCATAGGTGCTGGTGCAGTAGTAGTAAATGATATTCCTGATGGCGTAGTTGCCTATGGAGTTCCAGCTAAAGTAATTAGGAGGATTGCAGATAATGGCTAG
- a CDS encoding DegT/DnrJ/EryC1/StrS family protein — MASKNRVEDLAILGGSPAFSEKLHVGRPNIGDRDRLLERINDLLDRRWLSNNGPYVQEFEKRIADIVGVKHCIAMCNGTVALEIAIRAVGLTGEVIVPSFTFIATAHALQWQEITPVFCDVDPRTHTINPWRVETMITPRTTGIIGVHVWGQPCNVEALTEIANKHNLKLMFDAAHAFGCSYKGRMIGNFGNAEVFSFHATKFLNAFEGGAVVTNDDELASKIRLMTNFGFAGYDNVNYIGTNGKMTEVSAAMGLTGLESLDEFVAINYRNYKQYQRELENIPGIKILTYNKTDKCNYQYIVLEIDEAITQINRDKLVEILWAENILARRYFYPGCHRMEPYRSYFPHAGLLLPETENLGKRILILPTGSAVGLEEINKICQIIWLVVQHSYEVKERLLPKDSEPLKAQ; from the coding sequence ATGGCTAGCAAGAATCGGGTAGAAGACTTAGCAATATTAGGTGGTAGCCCCGCTTTTAGCGAAAAGCTTCATGTAGGCCGTCCTAATATTGGCGATCGCGATCGCCTGCTAGAGCGAATCAACGACTTACTGGATAGAAGATGGTTGAGCAATAACGGTCCCTATGTGCAAGAGTTTGAAAAGCGCATTGCTGATATCGTTGGAGTTAAGCACTGCATTGCTATGTGTAACGGGACTGTAGCTCTAGAGATTGCCATCAGAGCAGTAGGACTTACAGGTGAAGTAATTGTACCTTCATTTACTTTCATTGCTACAGCTCACGCATTGCAATGGCAAGAAATCACACCAGTATTCTGTGATGTAGATCCTCGCACTCATACCATCAATCCGTGGCGAGTGGAAACGATGATTACACCTCGTACCACCGGTATCATCGGCGTCCATGTATGGGGACAGCCTTGTAATGTAGAAGCCCTCACAGAAATTGCCAATAAGCATAACCTCAAACTAATGTTTGATGCTGCCCATGCTTTTGGCTGCTCTTACAAAGGACGTATGATAGGCAACTTTGGTAATGCTGAAGTATTCAGTTTTCACGCCACTAAGTTTCTTAATGCATTTGAGGGAGGTGCAGTCGTAACCAACGATGATGAACTAGCTAGCAAAATTCGCCTCATGACGAACTTTGGCTTTGCTGGTTACGACAATGTCAATTACATCGGCACCAATGGCAAGATGACTGAAGTCTCTGCGGCAATGGGGTTAACAGGTCTTGAAAGCTTGGATGAATTTGTAGCTATTAACTATCGCAACTACAAACAGTATCAGCGTGAGTTAGAAAACATACCAGGAATTAAGATACTAACCTACAACAAAACTGATAAGTGCAACTACCAGTACATTGTGCTGGAAATAGATGAAGCGATAACTCAAATCAATAGAGATAAACTCGTAGAAATTTTGTGGGCTGAAAACATACTAGCTCGACGCTACTTTTATCCTGGATGTCATCGCATGGAACCCTATCGCTCCTACTTCCCTCATGCAGGATTGCTGCTTCCTGAAACTGAAAATTTAGGGAAACGGATATTAATCTTACCGACAGGTAGTGCTGTTGGTTTAGAAGAAATTAATAAAATTTGTCAGATCATCTGGTTAGTAGTTCAGCATAGCTATGAAGTTAAAGAAAGACTATTGCCAAAGGATAGCGAGCCATTAAAAGCACAATAA
- a CDS encoding family 2 glycosyl transferase yields the protein MKVSVVMITYNHEKFIAQAIDSILMQEVKFDYEILIGEDCSTDSTRDIVIDFQKRYSDKIRLLLPEKNLGVLKNLTTTLEACRGEYIALLEGDDYWIDPYKLQTQVDILESNAEVAIVGHRVQYWQEHSIDTVPAISPYEKPLGTLFDILRRNYIPTCSALIRKSALPNLVWFQDVVHGCKQADWPLWSFTAEKGDIVFLDKVMAVYRIHQGGVWSPLSMEEQLRWMYKARKQVIVHLTNISSVKRAEVWCHIYGEWGQMLYSANKYLLAVKYFVLALISAPWKALSILNLASSTFQWRNTLRLKRVADKISALRNRVGKSLIRRSWGRLLISRVNVQNGNAKD from the coding sequence ATGAAAGTCAGCGTTGTAATGATTACATATAACCATGAAAAATTTATTGCACAGGCAATAGATAGCATATTAATGCAAGAAGTAAAATTTGATTATGAAATATTAATTGGAGAAGATTGTTCCACAGATAGTACACGAGATATTGTAATTGATTTTCAAAAAAGGTATTCAGATAAAATTCGTTTGCTATTACCTGAAAAGAACTTGGGCGTGTTGAAGAATTTAACTACAACACTAGAAGCTTGTAGAGGAGAATATATTGCACTTTTAGAAGGTGATGACTACTGGATAGATCCCTACAAGCTGCAAACACAGGTAGATATTCTCGAATCTAATGCTGAAGTTGCAATTGTTGGACACAGAGTTCAATATTGGCAAGAGCATAGCATAGATACCGTTCCTGCTATATCACCATATGAAAAGCCACTAGGTACTCTATTTGACATCTTACGTAGAAATTATATTCCTACGTGTTCTGCGCTCATTCGTAAAAGTGCTCTTCCTAATTTAGTCTGGTTCCAAGATGTAGTTCATGGATGTAAGCAAGCTGATTGGCCATTATGGAGTTTTACAGCGGAAAAAGGAGATATTGTTTTCTTAGATAAAGTGATGGCAGTCTATCGAATTCACCAAGGAGGTGTCTGGAGTCCCCTATCAATGGAGGAACAACTGAGATGGATGTATAAGGCTAGAAAACAGGTGATAGTACACCTCACTAATATTTCATCAGTTAAGCGTGCAGAAGTGTGGTGCCACATATATGGTGAGTGGGGCCAAATGCTGTATTCTGCAAACAAGTATCTATTAGCTGTTAAATACTTTGTGTTAGCTTTGATATCTGCGCCTTGGAAAGCATTATCAATCCTGAATTTAGCTAGTAGCACTTTTCAGTGGAGGAATACACTACGATTGAAAAGAGTTGCAGACAAAATTAGTGCACTTAGGAACCGGGTAGGAAAATCCTTGATAAGACGGAGTTGGGGAAGATTACTTATTAGCCGTGTCAATGTTCAAAACGGCAATGCAAAGGATTGA
- a CDS encoding dTDP-glucose 4,6-dehydratase — MQTFLITGGAGFIGSNFILKARKEQWANIINLDKLTYASNPLTLAELQDDSGYNFVRGDIGDIELINNFLDQHQPDAIINFAAESHVDRSILSPQDFIQTNVLGTFQLLEASRAYYEKLSAQRQKQFRFLHISTDEVYGSLTQTDPAFREDTPYAPNSPYAASKAGSDHLVRAYYHTYGLPTLTTNCSNNYGPRQFPEKLIPLIILNALNGKPLPIYGDGQNIRDWLYVEDHCEAVYLVLQQSSIGETYNIGGNNEQTNLAVVEKICALLDELAPKPNFHYSSLITFVKDRPGHDRRYAIDSSKIKQDLGWEPKESFDSGLLKTIQWYLNNSTWVEQVQSGAYHTWIQQNYGDRKAALSH, encoded by the coding sequence ATGCAAACATTCTTAATCACAGGTGGCGCAGGTTTTATCGGCTCTAACTTCATACTGAAGGCGAGAAAAGAACAATGGGCTAACATTATAAATTTAGATAAACTAACCTATGCCAGTAATCCATTAACTCTAGCAGAATTGCAAGATGATTCTGGATATAATTTTGTTCGTGGCGATATCGGTGATATTGAACTAATAAATAATTTTCTAGATCAGCATCAACCAGACGCAATTATCAACTTTGCTGCTGAGAGCCATGTTGATCGCTCCATTCTCAGCCCTCAAGATTTTATTCAAACTAATGTATTAGGAACATTCCAACTTCTAGAAGCTAGCAGAGCTTACTACGAAAAATTATCTGCTCAAAGGCAAAAACAATTTCGTTTTCTACACATATCGACAGATGAAGTTTACGGATCATTAACTCAGACAGATCCAGCATTTCGAGAAGACACACCCTATGCGCCAAACAGTCCCTATGCTGCATCTAAAGCTGGCTCCGATCATTTGGTACGTGCTTATTATCACACTTATGGTTTACCAACTTTAACCACCAACTGTTCCAATAACTACGGCCCGAGACAGTTTCCAGAAAAACTAATTCCCCTGATAATTCTCAATGCTTTGAATGGAAAGCCACTACCGATTTATGGAGATGGTCAAAATATTCGTGATTGGCTGTATGTAGAAGACCACTGCGAAGCTGTCTATCTAGTTCTACAACAAAGCTCTATTGGAGAAACTTACAACATAGGAGGTAATAACGAACAAACAAACCTCGCAGTTGTGGAAAAAATTTGTGCCCTCCTTGATGAGTTAGCACCCAAACCAAACTTCCACTATTCTTCTCTGATAACGTTTGTCAAAGACCGCCCTGGTCATGACCGACGCTATGCAATTGACAGTAGCAAAATTAAGCAAGACTTAGGTTGGGAACCAAAAGAGAGTTTTGATAGTGGTTTATTAAAGACAATCCAGTGGTATCTGAACAATTCTACTTGGGTTGAGCAAGTCCAATCAGGTGCTTACCACACTTGGATTCAGCAAAATTATGGAGATAGAAAAGCAGCACTATCACACTAA
- the rfbA_1 gene encoding glucose-1-phosphate thymidylyltransferase: MKGIILAGGSGTRLYPLTQVVSKQLMPVYDKPMIYYPLSTLMLAGIREILIISTPQHLPLFQQLLQDGSQWGLKFSYIEQPRPEGLAQAFILGKDFIGNDPVCLVLGDNLFYGHGLVDVLLRAAQLHEGALIFGYRVAEPQHYGVVEFDSTGQVVSLEEKPQIPKSNYAVPGIYFYDSQVVELASELKPSARNELEITDLSQVYLRHGQLKVELLGRGYAWLDTGTHESLHQAASFIQTLEQRQGFKIACVEEIAYRQRYIDADQLYELAKPLAKNSYGRYLMDLINADRTTQVQEENWFASANGFKGNFADAKRVKL; this comes from the coding sequence ATGAAAGGCATTATTCTAGCTGGCGGTTCTGGTACAAGATTGTACCCACTCACTCAAGTAGTGAGTAAACAACTCATGCCTGTCTATGATAAGCCAATGATTTACTACCCTTTGTCAACTCTGATGTTAGCTGGGATAAGAGAAATACTCATCATCTCTACACCTCAACACTTACCCCTATTTCAACAGCTTTTGCAAGATGGTAGCCAGTGGGGTCTGAAGTTTAGCTATATTGAGCAACCAAGGCCTGAAGGTTTAGCCCAGGCTTTTATTTTGGGTAAAGATTTCATTGGTAACGACCCTGTTTGCTTAGTTTTGGGCGATAACCTTTTCTACGGTCATGGTTTAGTTGATGTGCTACTTCGTGCGGCACAATTGCATGAGGGCGCACTCATCTTTGGTTATCGAGTAGCTGAACCTCAGCACTATGGCGTAGTTGAATTTGACTCTACAGGCCAAGTAGTGAGTTTGGAAGAAAAACCCCAAATTCCTAAATCTAATTACGCTGTGCCTGGTATTTATTTTTATGATTCTCAAGTGGTAGAACTTGCATCAGAACTGAAACCTTCAGCCCGCAATGAACTAGAAATTACTGACTTGAGTCAAGTTTATTTGCGTCACGGACAATTAAAAGTTGAGCTTTTAGGTAGAGGCTACGCCTGGTTGGATACAGGAACCCATGAATCTCTACATCAGGCTGCTAGTTTTATTCAAACCCTAGAACAACGCCAAGGTTTCAAAATAGCTTGTGTCGAAGAAATTGCCTATCGCCAAAGGTATATCGATGCTGACCAACTCTATGAACTTGCCAAACCACTAGCTAAAAATAGCTATGGACGTTACTTGATGGACTTGATAAACGCCGATCGTACTACTCAAGTTCAAGAAGAAAACTGGTTTGCATCAGCAAATGGATTTAAGGGAAACTTTGCAGACGCTAAGAGGGTAAAACTGTGA
- a CDS encoding glycosyl transferase family protein, with product MLYKKINKIAPKISVLMSVYNGSHYLRESIESILNQTFRDFEFIIIDDCSTDKSWKIITEYSEQDERIILVKNQENLGLTKSLNKGLKIARGEYIARQDADDISLLERLEKELIFLDEHPDVALVSCNLEIINSEGFTIDKWQLACDSNLVAWYLLFYNRLGGHSQFLFRKEVILNLGGYCETFRYSQDYELLCRLAKVGKIAIIPEFLLKYRMHNQAISMHKKLEQEACTLTQVRHNIQELIGEEVTLDEAKNLMHFWTGNAHWWPEQFPNSRKVGNIHYRLTQIYQIFIKKYSIQNDFHTDEISSNMKTLIGKQFLYWIQSPFNKNNGLIAKLKISFYAYFWYPLGIPKSWCIGLIKLPFYMKQQIKLTLISLIKYVLLRNKYNS from the coding sequence ATGTTGTATAAAAAGATAAACAAAATAGCTCCCAAAATTAGCGTTTTAATGTCTGTATATAATGGCTCACATTATCTTAGGGAGTCTATAGAAAGTATTTTAAATCAAACTTTTAGAGATTTTGAATTCATTATTATTGATGATTGTTCTACAGATAAAAGTTGGAAAATTATTACAGAATACTCAGAGCAAGATGAACGCATAATTTTAGTAAAAAATCAAGAAAATTTGGGCTTGACTAAATCATTAAATAAAGGATTAAAAATAGCTCGAGGAGAGTATATTGCTCGTCAAGATGCAGATGATATTTCTTTGCTAGAGAGGCTAGAAAAAGAATTAATATTTCTAGATGAGCATCCGGATGTAGCTTTAGTATCTTGCAATCTAGAAATCATTAATAGTGAAGGTTTTACTATAGATAAATGGCAATTGGCATGTGATTCAAACTTAGTAGCTTGGTATCTATTATTTTATAATCGTTTAGGAGGTCATAGCCAATTTCTATTTAGAAAAGAAGTAATCCTAAATTTAGGAGGCTATTGCGAAACCTTTCGTTATAGTCAAGATTATGAACTTTTATGCCGCTTGGCTAAAGTTGGTAAAATTGCTATTATACCTGAATTCTTACTTAAATATCGTATGCATAATCAAGCAATTTCTATGCATAAAAAGTTAGAACAAGAAGCTTGTACTTTAACTCAAGTAAGGCATAATATTCAAGAATTAATTGGTGAAGAAGTTACCCTGGATGAAGCCAAAAACCTCATGCATTTTTGGACAGGTAATGCTCATTGGTGGCCAGAACAATTTCCAAACAGCAGAAAAGTTGGGAACATACATTATAGGCTAACGCAAATTTATCAAATATTTATAAAGAAATATTCTATACAAAATGATTTCCATACAGATGAAATATCTAGTAATATGAAAACTCTTATTGGGAAACAATTTCTTTACTGGATACAATCTCCTTTCAACAAGAATAATGGCTTGATAGCAAAGTTAAAAATTTCATTTTATGCTTATTTTTGGTATCCATTAGGGATACCAAAAAGTTGGTGTATAGGGCTCATAAAGTTACCTTTTTATATGAAACAACAGATCAAATTAACATTGATATCACTTATAAAGTATGTTTTATTGAGAAATAAATATAATTCTTAG